One Lentibacillus cibarius DNA window includes the following coding sequences:
- the pdaB gene encoding polysaccharide deacetylase family sporulation protein PdaB: MKHFYSIRLKKWKRYVAVILFALFTASFLWFQRDGTFSVLSENDPLALTKGNENEPEIALTFNISWGEEKVHDILKKLKEKQVQATFFVSGEWAERHPDIVEKITEQEHELGMLGYRYKSYLKQEIDEVRKDLVQAKDVFDKLGYEDMELLRPPSGHFNKEIIELAEKQGYTVTHWNVNPNDWKNPGSQQIINTVMEQTSNGDIILLHASDSVKQTAKALDTILQGLKNKGFQFVSISELINQAHAESKPAK; the protein is encoded by the coding sequence ATGAAGCACTTTTATTCGATACGGCTCAAAAAATGGAAACGTTATGTTGCAGTCATCCTATTTGCATTATTTACTGCTTCTTTTCTATGGTTTCAGCGTGATGGGACGTTCTCAGTTTTGTCTGAAAATGATCCATTGGCTTTGACTAAAGGGAATGAAAATGAGCCCGAAATCGCTTTAACCTTCAATATTAGCTGGGGAGAGGAGAAAGTTCATGACATCTTGAAGAAACTGAAGGAGAAACAGGTACAAGCTACGTTTTTCGTGAGTGGTGAGTGGGCTGAGCGCCATCCCGACATTGTGGAAAAGATAACCGAACAAGAACATGAATTGGGAATGCTCGGTTACCGTTATAAAAGTTATTTGAAACAGGAAATTGATGAAGTCCGAAAAGATTTAGTACAAGCTAAAGATGTGTTCGATAAACTCGGGTATGAAGACATGGAGCTGTTGCGTCCACCAAGCGGCCACTTTAACAAAGAAATTATAGAATTAGCTGAAAAGCAGGGATACACTGTTACGCATTGGAACGTCAACCCAAATGACTGGAAAAACCCAGGTTCACAGCAAATCATTAACACGGTGATGGAACAAACATCCAATGGCGATATAATTCTGCTACACGCGTCCGATTCTGTTAAACAGACTGCTAAAGCGCTGGATACCATTTTGCAGGGTTTAAAAAACAAAGGTTTTCAATTTGTATCGATTTCTGAGCTGATTAATCAGGCACACGCCGAATCAAAGCCCGCAAAGTAG
- a CDS encoding KinB-signaling pathway activation protein: MNSRKLAGLFFKTLMIGGVAGLITSFFVKPAPYANNLNPFDFFELIGLVFFFLGLGFVFSVISQTGFFAYLFINQFGLSLFRTFWPTIQVLLIAFVLFDLVYFPYSSMDGDISVLWFILMAAAILAYGWVVSSIKARATNRRAFIPALFLMVVMTTVEWVPGLNANGTVYAWLMIIPLLVCNTYQLLVLHKLTGTGDSTTGTKQKSGEAASKNVKHNVKPQS, from the coding sequence TTGAATAGTCGGAAATTGGCAGGATTGTTTTTTAAAACGTTAATGATTGGAGGCGTTGCGGGTTTAATCACAAGTTTTTTTGTAAAACCTGCACCCTATGCAAATAATTTAAACCCGTTTGATTTTTTCGAACTGATCGGGCTTGTTTTCTTTTTTCTCGGTCTTGGTTTTGTTTTTAGTGTCATCAGTCAGACAGGCTTTTTTGCTTATTTATTTATTAATCAGTTTGGATTGAGTCTGTTCCGTACATTCTGGCCAACCATACAGGTACTTTTGATTGCATTTGTGTTGTTTGACTTGGTTTATTTCCCGTATTCCAGCATGGATGGTGATATATCTGTTTTATGGTTTATTCTGATGGCGGCGGCAATTTTGGCGTATGGCTGGGTTGTTTCATCCATAAAAGCCCGTGCGACAAATCGACGAGCATTCATCCCGGCGCTGTTTTTAATGGTTGTTATGACTACTGTAGAGTGGGTTCCGGGCTTGAATGCAAACGGAACAGTCTATGCATGGTTGATGATCATCCCTCTTCTTGTCTGTAATACGTATCAGCTGCTTGTTTTGCATAAGTTAACTGGAACTGGCGATTCAACAACTGGCACCAAGCAAAAATCGGGCGAAGCAGCTTCAAAAAACGTAAAACATAACGTAAAACCCCAATCCTAG
- a CDS encoding Mrp/NBP35 family ATP-binding protein — translation MLSKEDVRQLLNPVNDPFLHKTLEETGGVKEITIKEEKKHVSVKIGIAKTNTAEQMQLQQEIVGILKKNGATTVGLRFEQLPDEVIQKYQPAAEAEQEKSLLGVTKQPHFIAVASGKGGVGKSTVTVNLAMSLMRLGKKVGIIDADIYGFSIPDMMGIEKRPQVRGEKIIPVERFGVQVISMGFFVEDNSPIIWRGPMLGKMLSSFFKEVEWGDLDYLLLDLPPGTGDIAMDVHEMIPSCKEVIVSTPHPSAAFVAARAGQMAFKTEHDILGVIENMAYYESRKTGEKEYVFGKGGGDKLAEVLKSKVLGRLPLQQPYEDEDDFAPSIYQEDHPLGKEYHKIASKIVAKVEEE, via the coding sequence ATGTTATCAAAAGAGGACGTAAGACAGTTGCTTAATCCTGTGAATGACCCATTTTTACATAAAACACTGGAAGAAACCGGTGGCGTAAAAGAAATTACCATTAAGGAAGAAAAGAAACATGTTAGTGTAAAAATTGGTATTGCTAAAACCAATACGGCTGAACAGATGCAGTTGCAGCAGGAGATTGTCGGTATTTTGAAGAAAAATGGGGCAACAACAGTCGGACTACGGTTTGAGCAGCTTCCTGATGAAGTCATTCAAAAGTATCAGCCAGCAGCGGAAGCCGAACAGGAAAAATCACTTTTGGGTGTTACAAAACAGCCTCATTTCATCGCGGTCGCAAGCGGAAAAGGTGGCGTCGGCAAATCAACAGTAACAGTTAATCTGGCTATGTCACTCATGCGACTTGGGAAAAAAGTCGGAATTATTGATGCGGATATATATGGATTCAGTATACCGGACATGATGGGGATTGAGAAAAGACCACAAGTACGTGGTGAAAAGATTATACCTGTTGAACGTTTCGGTGTACAAGTTATTTCCATGGGCTTCTTTGTAGAGGACAACTCCCCGATTATTTGGCGCGGTCCAATGCTTGGCAAAATGCTTAGCAGCTTTTTCAAAGAAGTGGAATGGGGCGATTTGGATTACTTGCTGCTTGACCTTCCACCTGGAACCGGAGATATCGCCATGGACGTCCATGAAATGATACCGAGCTGCAAGGAAGTGATTGTATCTACACCACATCCATCTGCAGCATTTGTAGCAGCACGGGCTGGACAGATGGCATTTAAAACGGAACATGACATTCTTGGTGTTATTGAGAACATGGCGTATTACGAGAGCAGGAAAACGGGAGAAAAAGAGTATGTATTCGGAAAAGGCGGCGGAGACAAGCTTGCTGAAGTACTGAAATCAAAAGTACTTGGTCGTCTGCCTTTACAGCAGCCATATGAGGATGAGGATGATTTTGCTCCATCCATTTACCAGGAAGATCATCCACTTGGGAAAGAGTATCATAAGATTGCATCAAAAATTGTGGCAAAAGTGGAGGAAGAGTAA
- the mvaD gene encoding diphosphomevalonate decarboxylase, with translation MKATARAHTNIALIKYWGKRDRSLILPMNNSLSLTLDGFYTETTVEFHDYLTADVFYLNNDCITGKAYQRVTSFLDRVREKAGRTDVYAEVHSVNHVPTAAGLASSASGFAALAAAASKAIGMQLNNQELSVLTRQGSGSACRSVYGGFVEWEKGLKEDGSDSHAIPIAPANHWDIRVAAAVMSSDAKKILSREGMERTVNTSSFYPSWVESIPTDLITIKKGIMHKDFEKVGSIAEVNCLRMHATTLAAHPPFTYWQSTTFLIMEAVRDLRSSGVPAYFTIDAGPNVKVLYLPEDEETVQHKLRSIAGVRDVIVSKPGQGISYV, from the coding sequence ATGAAGGCAACAGCTCGAGCCCACACAAATATTGCCTTAATTAAATATTGGGGAAAACGGGACAGGTCTTTAATACTTCCAATGAATAACAGTCTTTCGCTGACACTGGATGGTTTTTATACGGAGACGACTGTCGAATTTCATGATTACTTAACAGCGGATGTTTTTTATCTGAACAATGATTGCATTACTGGTAAAGCGTATCAGCGGGTCACATCATTTTTAGACCGGGTTCGGGAAAAAGCAGGAAGAACTGATGTATATGCCGAAGTCCATTCGGTTAATCATGTACCGACTGCTGCCGGTTTGGCGTCGTCAGCATCTGGCTTTGCCGCATTGGCTGCGGCTGCATCGAAGGCAATTGGCATGCAGCTTAACAACCAGGAACTATCTGTGCTGACAAGACAAGGGTCAGGATCCGCGTGCCGCTCGGTATATGGTGGTTTTGTCGAATGGGAAAAAGGGTTGAAAGAAGACGGATCTGACTCGCATGCAATTCCGATAGCGCCTGCGAACCATTGGGATATAAGAGTTGCTGCTGCTGTTATGTCTTCTGATGCCAAAAAGATATTAAGCAGGGAAGGCATGGAAAGAACGGTAAACACATCGTCCTTTTATCCGAGCTGGGTGGAAAGTATCCCGACAGATCTTATAACAATAAAAAAAGGCATTATGCATAAGGATTTTGAAAAGGTCGGGTCGATTGCTGAGGTAAATTGTCTTAGAATGCATGCGACAACACTGGCTGCTCATCCACCGTTTACGTACTGGCAGAGTACGACATTCTTAATTATGGAAGCGGTAAGGGATTTGAGGTCTTCAGGTGTACCAGCCTATTTTACGATTGATGCTGGTCCGAATGTTAAGGTCCTTTACTTGCCCGAAGATGAGGAAACAGTACAGCACAAGCTCCGTTCGATTGCAGGTGTTCGGGATGTCATTGTGAGCAAGCCAGGTCAAGGAATATCCTACGTGTAG
- a CDS encoding hydroxymethylglutaryl-CoA reductase, degradative, which translates to MQTSRIPGFYNMTVDERRELLSKMSAFSEEDKAYLYAEKPLTTDTADNMIENVVGTFPLPLGLGLNFLINDKEYAVPMAIEEPSVVASASHIAKIVREAGGFTTEATERVMIGQIQVVGCQDFHKAKEVILSEKDTLINYMNTAYPSLIKRGGGAEDLDVRILNEDANSKFSQMLILHVYINTCDAMGANIINTMVEALAPNVEELTGGKVYLRILSNYPDRCLARARCIIPPDLLATEEFTGEMVRDGVIHAYEFAASDPYRAVTHNKGIMNGIDPVVIATGNDWRAVEAGAHAHAARNGRYGSMTEWSKDDEGNLIGELELPMSVGTVGGSIRVHPVSKIAHKLLNVDSAQELAQVIVAVGLAQNLGALKALATDGIQKGHMALHSRSVAIAAGATGEMIDVISQRLIEEKEIRVGKAKELVEEYKK; encoded by the coding sequence ATGCAGACTTCCAGGATTCCTGGCTTTTATAACATGACCGTTGATGAACGGCGGGAATTACTTTCGAAAATGAGCGCTTTTTCAGAAGAAGACAAAGCATATCTTTATGCTGAAAAACCATTAACGACCGATACCGCAGATAATATGATAGAAAATGTTGTAGGTACATTCCCACTTCCTTTGGGTTTGGGACTTAACTTTTTAATAAACGACAAAGAATATGCCGTGCCGATGGCGATTGAGGAACCTTCCGTTGTAGCTTCAGCAAGCCATATTGCCAAGATTGTCAGAGAGGCCGGCGGATTCACAACAGAAGCAACTGAGCGTGTCATGATAGGTCAAATTCAAGTTGTCGGATGTCAGGATTTCCATAAAGCGAAGGAAGTCATTTTAAGCGAAAAAGATACTTTGATTAATTATATGAATACTGCATATCCTAGTTTAATAAAAAGGGGTGGCGGTGCAGAGGATTTGGATGTCAGAATCTTGAATGAGGATGCAAACTCCAAATTCAGTCAGATGCTCATCCTTCATGTTTATATTAATACTTGCGATGCTATGGGTGCGAATATTATTAATACGATGGTTGAAGCCCTGGCGCCAAACGTTGAAGAGTTGACTGGCGGGAAGGTATACTTGCGGATTCTTTCCAACTATCCCGATCGTTGTCTTGCACGCGCGCGCTGTATTATACCGCCTGATTTACTTGCAACGGAGGAATTTACCGGCGAAATGGTGCGGGACGGGGTCATTCATGCTTATGAATTTGCAGCATCTGACCCGTATCGTGCAGTAACACATAACAAGGGGATTATGAATGGAATTGACCCGGTTGTGATTGCAACAGGCAATGATTGGCGTGCAGTGGAGGCTGGAGCACATGCACACGCAGCACGTAATGGTCGGTATGGTTCAATGACAGAATGGTCCAAAGATGACGAAGGGAATCTTATCGGTGAACTGGAACTACCAATGTCAGTTGGTACGGTGGGTGGATCGATTCGTGTTCACCCAGTATCTAAAATCGCTCATAAACTGTTAAACGTTGATTCAGCACAGGAACTTGCACAAGTTATTGTAGCTGTCGGACTTGCCCAAAACCTCGGGGCTTTAAAGGCTTTAGCAACAGACGGAATTCAGAAAGGGCATATGGCTTTGCATTCGAGATCCGTAGCCATTGCAGCAGGAGCTACAGGGGAGATGATAGATGTGATATCGCAACGTTTGATTGAAGAGAAAGAAATCCGTGTGGGAAAAGCAAAAGAATTGGTGGAAGAATATAAAAAATGA
- the cwlD gene encoding N-acetylmuramoyl-L-alanine amidase CwlD gives MERLKKMLMWGAGFIILALLIQYPIEKTNSTWETWSLPLSGKTIVIDPGHGGVDGGAVGKDDTLEKDIALSVAKKTRDYLQQSGALVYLTRETDKDLAKAETKGLSRRKAEDIRKRLKFIHDKEADFFITLHLNALGTEKWHGAQTFYYPNKGKNKHLAEMIQDEIKRNLENTTRTSLAINNVYLLKNAEVPGALVEIGFLSNQKERENLKSDTYQEKMAGSIYEGMLRYITEEPDDG, from the coding sequence ATGGAACGATTAAAGAAGATGCTGATGTGGGGAGCAGGTTTTATTATATTGGCATTATTGATCCAATATCCAATTGAAAAGACCAATTCTACATGGGAAACATGGTCACTTCCCTTATCCGGCAAGACGATTGTCATTGACCCCGGTCATGGTGGTGTGGACGGAGGGGCTGTTGGAAAAGATGACACACTTGAGAAAGATATAGCTCTTTCCGTCGCGAAGAAAACACGTGACTACTTGCAGCAATCCGGTGCCCTTGTTTACTTGACGAGGGAAACGGATAAAGATTTAGCAAAGGCTGAAACAAAAGGGCTATCACGCCGTAAAGCAGAAGATATTCGTAAACGGCTAAAGTTTATCCACGATAAGGAAGCGGATTTCTTTATCACGCTGCATTTGAATGCGCTGGGTACGGAAAAATGGCACGGAGCACAGACATTTTACTATCCAAATAAAGGTAAAAACAAACATTTGGCAGAAATGATTCAGGACGAAATCAAACGTAATCTCGAAAATACAACGCGAACATCGCTGGCGATCAATAACGTATATTTATTGAAAAATGCCGAAGTGCCTGGAGCCCTTGTTGAAATTGGATTCTTATCCAATCAAAAGGAACGTGAAAACTTAAAAAGTGATACGTACCAGGAGAAAATGGCCGGTAGTATTTACGAGGGTATGCTTCGGTATATTACAGAGGAGCCGGACGATGGATGA
- the mvk gene encoding mevalonate kinase, whose amino-acid sequence MSAEKATTSVQTAIGIAHSKLILIGEHAVVHGQPAIALPFPLVGVEAVVDYVPGSIKIDSTFYHGPIESAPESLDGVTNCVWATLEKLDLPCEDLLIRIKSSIPPGKGLGSSASVAIAVIRSLFAYAERDYTEEDILELAAISEKYAHGEPSGIDTLTITSALPVWYEKEHPIDRIEPKGDFHFIVADSGRMGDTRSAVESVAELIKSAPKRIQSKLDRIGELTHRARNALESASKHLLGQMLNEAQKELEALGVSDAGLNRLIYFARQEGALGAKLTGGGNGGCVIALARNEVHSRQLSEKLKKFGAHAVWSFALKKKMD is encoded by the coding sequence ATGAGTGCAGAAAAAGCGACAACTTCCGTACAAACAGCTATTGGTATAGCTCATAGTAAATTAATCCTCATTGGTGAACACGCGGTTGTACACGGACAGCCGGCGATAGCACTTCCCTTTCCTTTAGTAGGGGTTGAAGCAGTGGTAGACTATGTGCCCGGTTCGATAAAAATTGACAGCACTTTTTATCACGGGCCAATTGAATCCGCCCCAGAGTCACTTGATGGGGTGACGAATTGTGTCTGGGCCACGCTGGAAAAGCTTGATTTACCGTGTGAGGATTTACTAATTCGGATTAAGTCATCCATTCCACCGGGAAAAGGTCTTGGATCCAGTGCATCGGTAGCAATTGCGGTCATCCGGTCACTATTCGCCTATGCTGAAAGGGACTATACTGAAGAGGACATTTTGGAACTTGCGGCTATCTCAGAAAAATATGCCCATGGCGAGCCAAGTGGAATTGATACATTGACAATCACCTCAGCACTTCCGGTATGGTATGAAAAAGAGCATCCAATTGATCGTATAGAGCCTAAGGGTGACTTTCATTTCATTGTTGCCGACTCTGGTCGAATGGGGGATACGCGTTCAGCTGTTGAATCAGTAGCTGAACTGATTAAGTCTGCGCCGAAACGGATCCAATCTAAATTAGATCGAATTGGTGAACTTACACACCGCGCAAGAAATGCATTGGAAAGTGCGAGTAAACATCTGTTGGGTCAAATGCTGAACGAAGCACAGAAAGAACTAGAGGCACTTGGTGTGAGTGATGCTGGATTAAACAGGCTGATTTACTTTGCACGTCAGGAGGGTGCACTTGGTGCCAAATTAACAGGTGGCGGCAATGGCGGCTGTGTGATTGCACTGGCCCGCAATGAAGTGCATTCCAGACAGCTAAGTGAAAAACTGAAAAAATTCGGGGCACACGCTGTATGGTCTTTTGCGTTAAAAAAGAAGATGGATTAG
- the gerD gene encoding spore germination lipoprotein GerD, which translates to MFRTILVTLLLALGMIISGCNGQETGGDKADYDTTKKMVVDILQTEDGKKAIKDILSDEKLKQQLVINSEEVKKAINDFLSSDKATDMWKKLFEDTKFVKTYAKSMTDQHKKLMKELMNDSKFKQQMIDLLKDPQMTDKMLTVMKSQEFSKHLEETIQKTLESPLFQEKITKILLKAAEEKTKQQGQKSKDGGSEGGGSGGSGGGGGA; encoded by the coding sequence ATGTTTCGTACCATTCTTGTTACCCTGTTACTGGCACTCGGTATGATTATCTCCGGTTGTAACGGGCAGGAAACCGGTGGGGATAAGGCCGATTACGATACGACGAAAAAAATGGTCGTTGATATATTACAGACAGAGGACGGAAAAAAGGCAATTAAGGATATATTATCTGATGAAAAACTCAAACAACAACTTGTCATCAACTCGGAAGAAGTCAAAAAGGCAATTAATGACTTTCTTTCCTCTGATAAAGCAACAGATATGTGGAAAAAATTATTTGAGGATACAAAGTTTGTTAAAACGTATGCAAAGTCAATGACTGACCAGCATAAAAAGCTAATGAAGGAATTAATGAATGACTCCAAATTTAAACAGCAAATGATTGATCTCCTGAAAGATCCGCAAATGACTGACAAAATGCTGACAGTTATGAAAAGCCAAGAATTCAGTAAACACTTGGAAGAAACCATTCAAAAAACACTCGAGTCACCGCTTTTCCAGGAAAAGATAACAAAAATTCTTCTTAAAGCCGCTGAAGAAAAAACGAAACAGCAAGGACAGAAATCAAAAGACGGTGGTTCTGAAGGCGGCGGTTCCGGCGGCTCAGGGGGTGGCGGTGGTGCATAA
- a CDS encoding AidA/PixA family protein, with protein MLGFLINDEEQKEMEYLIKRELEELLMDMQDSRIEAMVKETMKERYQTMFNLYRRVASKQEYIKYIPKHTGNQ; from the coding sequence ATGTTGGGATTCTTAATAAATGATGAAGAACAGAAGGAAATGGAATATTTAATAAAACGTGAACTTGAGGAGTTACTTATGGACATGCAAGATTCCCGTATAGAAGCTATGGTAAAAGAAACGATGAAAGAAAGATATCAGACGATGTTTAATTTATACCGTCGTGTAGCGAGTAAACAGGAGTACATCAAATACATACCAAAACATACAGGCAATCAGTAA